Proteins encoded together in one Balaenoptera musculus isolate JJ_BM4_2016_0621 chromosome 6, mBalMus1.pri.v3, whole genome shotgun sequence window:
- the SPATA6L gene encoding spermatogenesis associated 6-like protein isoform X6, with protein sequence MCREVLMKTVEGFPGIAPKIEFSTRTAIRERVFLHRNRFLEERCKSRRPLSTSNGPKFPLSSIKMKSRESNLDRLPQGMQSRPPSPYFTRRFFQDQSAQLNLGDSFKIPRESKPPFVVRHVDSAKPFGENSSEHHSQKSRRKSDFSNFPFPVRRASSLDSLAANVKVIKEPDERIVLRNESPSSLDSNKFGKPSASYSNQGDADFHRETSFGTSQHSRYPCPLLDQTLLRERFHPGSQSMWKKIHERVCSRLMSHRSQQHLNKEDSISEVKNILERPSYPVKKYPVHEQRYF encoded by the exons ATGTGTAGGGAGGTGCTCATGAAGACAGTTGAAGGTTTTCCG GGCATTGCTCCCAAAATAGAGTTTTCTACGAGGACAGCCATCAGAGAACGTGTGTTTCTGCATAGAAACAGATTTCTT GAAGAAAGATGTAAGTCACGAAGGCCTTTATCTACATCAAATGGACCAAAATTCCCCTTAAGTAGTATAAAGATGAAATCAAGGGAGAGTAATCTCGACAGACTGCCCCAAGGCATGCAGTCCCGGCCGCCCTCTCCATACTTCACCAGGCGTTTCTTTCAGGACCAGTCAGCTCAACTGAATCTTGGAGATAGTTTCAAAATACCCAGAGAAAGCAAACCTCCATTTGTAGTAAGACAC GTGGACAGTGCAAAGCCCTTTGGTGAGAACAGTTCAGAGCATCATTCCCAGAAGTCTAGAAGAAAATCTGACTTTTCAAACTTTCCATTTCCAGTGAGAAGAG CTTCTTCTCTTGACAGCCTTGCAGCTAACGTAAAG GTTATCAAAGAGCCAGATGAACGGATTGTTTTAAGGAATGAATCACCATCATCGTTAGattcaaataaatttggaaagcCCTCGGCCAGTTACAGTAACCAAGGGGATGCCGATTTCCACCGGGAAACTTCATTTGGCACCTCCCAGCACTCCAGATATCCCTGCCCTCTTCTGGATCAAACCCTTCTCCGAGAAAG GTTCCACCCTGGGTCCCAGTCCATGTGGAAGAAGATCCACGAAAGGGTCTGCAGTCGTCTGATGTCCCACAGATCTCAGCAACACCTAAACAAG GAAGACTCCATCTCTGAAGTAAAGAATATCCTTGAAAGACCAAGCTACCCTGTGAAGAAATATCCGGTGCATGAACAGAGATATTTTTAA